The stretch of DNA GGCTTCTCCGTCAATACATCGCAGCCCATGTCCAAACCTTTGATAATAAACTCGTGATGGGTGGAATCCTTGGTGGTCACAATGACCAAATCGGGTTTGGTGGTCGTGATCATCTCTTCAAACTTGGTGAAGGTCGGGCAACTAACGCCCATGTATTCCTTTGCGAAGGCTAATCGGCCAGGATTGATATCACATAAGCCTACGAATTCCAGGATATCCGGGTATTGTTCCACCAGGCGTTTACCCCAGAAAGAAGTTCCTCGGACCCCTGTCCCTACTAATACTACCTTTAATTTTGCTTGAGAATTCCCGAACCCCCAGGAAGGAACCGACATGAGGTTGCCAGCAGCCAGCATGCTGATAGCGGTAAGGAAAGACCGTCGGTCTACTGTCGTTTGCATAAGCCTGTTTTTAAAAGTTGGTAAAATGTGTTTTGTTTTACGATATTCCTAGAGCTTGTTTGGAGGTCGCTTTTGGAGATAAAAAGCGTCATTTTTTTGATGAGACAAGGCACTTTTTGAAGTGCATACCCGTAGGTACGGACGAAAAAAGTAACGAAGTATCAGCAAAAAAGGGATGTTTTTTAGCCCAAAGGGTGACCTCCAAACAAGCTCTTAGTAAAGATAGTAAATATCAGGTTAGGTTTAGCCCAAAAACTACTATTCTATGCCAATCAAATTAAAAGCACCCTCAATCAAAATTTGCTCTTGACCTGAAAAAATAGCACTATTTATGATTTGCACAAAGCCGTCTTTCCGCTGACCGATCATTACTTCTTGCTGATCAAACCTGTTGAGATTGTCGCTTTTACCCTTACTTATCAAAACATAATCTTTTCCTCCGGCTGATACAATAGCTGATTCAGGTAATCCTTTGGTTTGATTCATGGTCGTGATGATTTCTGCATCTACGTACATCCCAGGAATAAATCGATCCTTGGAAGCATTATCTTCCAGGTGTGCGTGAACCATCACCACCCTGTTTTCTTCATCTACCAATTTGCCAATTAGGTGTACTTCTGCTTCAAAGACCTCCAGACTGGCATCTGGTATCCTGAAATGAATGCGTTGCCCTTGTTTTATGTTAAGAATATCTTTTTCGAAAACGGCCAATTCCAAATGAAGATCATCGGTATCCAGGATTTCGACGGCGACGTCTGTTGGGTTTAAAAACATCCCTTTCATCGCATTGACCGCTGTCACAAACCCGCTAACAGGTGCATATACGGAAATAATAGACACTAGATTTTCTGCATTTAATTGGTCTGTTTGAATATTCAGCATGGACAAGCGCTTTTTCAATCCTTCCATTTGGGTTAAGGTAACACGGTACTCACTTACTGCTTTGAGATAGTTCTTCTGAGACGCTATATTTTCACTAGCCAAAGTTTCTTGCCGCTCATAGTCCGATTTTAAATACGTTAATTGTTCTTTTGCTTCCAGAAAATCCTGCTGCATTTGAACAAATTCGGGGTTCTCCAAGGTAAATAAGACTTGTCCTTTTTTCACTTTTTGTCCCGGAATCAACTCCATTGTTTTCACATATCCGCCAGCATAAGCACTCGCCTTGATGTGGTTTTTGGCAGGTACTTCTATCCTTCCTGTGGCTCGAACGGTGATGGGAAAATCGTAATCCGCCAGTTGTCCCAATTTCATGTTAGCCAATTCAAACTGACTTTGGGTAACGGTAATTTCTTCCGACATTTCTTCTGCTGACGTTTCATTATCGCCAATTTCGATTGGTTTGGAGGCCTCGTTTGAGCAACTGGTAAAGAATAAGAATCCGCCCAAAAGGATAGTGGCTATGTTTACTATTTTTCTCATTTTAAATTGTTTTATACGATAGACTTAATTCATGATATAATTCATTTCCAATACGGTCAAGTTGTATTGAAAAAGGTTATCTAAATGGTTCTTTTCAATGTTCTTGGCATGCTCAAGGGATTGGATGTATTGCAAGAAATCTATTTCGCCATTTTGAAATGCTTTGGACGAGGTGTTGATGATTTCTTGTGCAAGTAGCTGGCCATCTTCCTGGTAGAAAATCAGGGCTTTGTTATACTTATTGAGTTGAGTTTGCAATTGCATGAAACTGGCGGACAATAAGGTTTGATGGTTTAAGGCCTGTTGTTCAATCACTTTGCTTTCAATTGCTGCCGCTTTGATATTCGATTTTTGGGCATTTCTCCACAGCGGGACCCCGATACCTATCTGAAAGCCATTGTATATCCTGCTTTGGCTGGCGGCATTGGTCCCCATGAAATATTCCGCATGAAAATTAGGCAAAAGCCGTTTCTGCTCCTGCTCGATGGTCTGCTGAGCCACTTCGGCGGCAGCCTGGTAGTACTGCAGCGAAGGATGATTAGTCAGGGCTGTTTCGTCGACTTGCAGGGGCGCAAAGTCGGTCGATGCCAGGACGAACTCCTGACCAGGTTGCATCCACCTGGAGAGCGTCTGGTAGCCGATAGCAATATTGTCCATGCATTGTTCCAGTTGCAGGGCCACTTCTTTCCGCTTGGTCGTCGCCGTTAATTGCTCCAGAAAATTGGTCTCTCCGGTTTCAAACTTTCGGGTAGCCGCAACGGCAAGCTGGTTGTAGAGGCTATCGAGGTAAAGGTATTGCTGTTTTAGGTTCTCCCAATATAGGATCGTATAATAAGCTTTGGAGACTTCCCTTACCAAAAAGCGTTCGTCCAGTTTTAGCTGCTGTTCCTGTAGTTTCACCTTGCTTTCGCTGAGTTTTTTCTGTGTTTTGTAGACCGAAGGCAATTCGAGGGCTTGTTGGATACCTAGCACGCCAATGGGTTTTCCATTGGTGGCAATGTTATTTTGATCGTAACCGAAATAAATGGTTGCTTTGTCCAGGTTGTACGCCGAATGAACCAACTGCTTGCCTTTTTCAATCTCCAGGGCTGTCACTTTCAATCCAGCATTGTTTTGCAAGGCCATTTCAACAGCATTATTGATACTTAGGGTGGGCTGGGCATACCCCTTGGTGACAAACAACAAAGGTATGAGAAGCATCAGTAAATGAGCAGCCTTTAGTTTTTGTTTTTTGCTGCTTCTTTTCCGGTCAAATAAGGCATACAACACGGGAAGTACGATGAGTGTCAGCAAAGTAGCCGAAATTAATCCCCCCACTACAACCGTCGCCAGCGGACGTTGCACTTCAGCGCCAGCGGAGGTAGAAAGGGCCATGGGTAAGAACCCCATTGCGGCTGCGGCTGCCGTAAGCAAGACGGGGCGAAGTCGCTGCTTGGTTCCAAGGAGAATCCGCCGGTTTAAATTATGCATACCATGTGCCTTTAGTTCTTTAAAATGTTCAATCAACACCAGTCCGTTTAAAACGGCAATACCAAAAAGGGCGATAAAGCCTACCCCTGCAGATATACTAAAAGGCATCCCCCTGACATACAATAAAAGAACGCCGCCAATGGCAGATAAAGGAATGGCGCTGTACACCATCAAGGCTTCTTTGGCTGATTGAAAAGCGAAGTAGAGCATAATGAAAATAAGGATCAAGGCGATCGGCACTGCTACCATTAATCTTGCCCGGGCATTACGCAAATTTTCAAATTGCCCACCATAGGTAATGTTATACCCAACAGGAAGTTTGATTGCTTTATTGACAATGGCTTGCACATCCTCCACCACCGATTCCAGGTCGCGATTCCGGACGTTCACACCTACCACAATTCTGCGCTTGGTGTCGTCGCGAGATATCTTTGCAGGGCCTTTGGTGTACGTGATTTCTGCCAATTCATTCAGCGGAATTTGGTTGCCATTGGGCAGGGTTACCGCGCTATTGCGAATGTTGTCGATATCTTTTCTAAACGCATCATCATATCTAACCACCAGGTCAAATTGTTTTTCCCCTTCAAATACGCTGCCGGCGGGTAAGCCCGCAAAGCTCATGGTCAACATGTTGTTGACGGCCTCGATATTAAGGCCATATTTGGCGATTTTCGCCCGTTGGTACTTGACTGACATTTGAGGCAAACCTGCTATTTTTTCTACCGAGATGTCGGAAGCCCCTGCTACCCCTTCAATGGCTTTTTTTATTTCCTGAGCCAGTTTATTTAAAACCACTAAGTCCTCCCCAAAAACCTTAATCGCTAAATCTGCCCGCACTCCTGTGATCAGCTCATTAAAACGCATCTCAATCGGTTGGGTAAATTCATAATCGAGGCCCGGAATGTCCGAAAGCGCCACTTTAAACAAATCGGCCAATTCGTCTTTGGTTGCTGCCGAGGTCCATTCGTTGTGGGGCTTGAGGGTGATGATCACATCGCTTTCTTCCATAGACATCGGGTCGGTAGGCACCTCGGCCGCACCTATCCGGGTCACCACTTGCTCGACTTCAGGAAAGGTTTTTAGTATCTTTTCGATTTGGGTGGTCGTTTCGATCGTATTACTTAGGGAAGTTCCCGTTTTTAGGACCGGCTGAATCACAAAATCTCCTTCGTCTAAAGTAGGAACAAATTCTCCGCCCATCGTAGTAAATAACCATCCCACTGTAATCAGCAACATTGCAGCCAGGCTTAGGACAACGCCTTTATACCTTAGCGCCCAGAAAATGGTCGGCTCATATAACTTTTCTAAAAAAGAAATAATGAGAACGGAAATATTTCGCTTACTCATTGAGGCCGGTTTGAGGAACAAAGCCGATACGACGGGCACGTAGGTAAAACAAAGGATCATGGCCCCAATCAGGGCAAAACAAAAGGTAAGGGCCATGGGACGAAACATTTTCCCTTCTACATTGGCCAATGAGAGAATAGGTATAAATACAATGATAATGATGACCTGCCCAAAAACAGCAGAGCGCATCATTTTATTGGTGCTTTTAAAAGTGATTTGGTCGATAAATTGTCGCCTTTCCCCCACCTCCATTGCCATCAATTTACCACTTTGGGCAGTGATTTGAAAAGCAATGTATTCGACAATGATAACAGCACCATCGATAATTATACCAAAGTCGATAGCCCCCAAACTCATCAGGTTGGCATCCACGCCAAAAATGGACATCAGCGACAAGGCAAACAAAAGACTAAGCGGGATGACCGATGCCACAACCAGACCCGATCTGATATTTCCT from Saprospiraceae bacterium encodes:
- a CDS encoding efflux RND transporter periplasmic adaptor subunit; translation: MRKIVNIATILLGGFLFFTSCSNEASKPIEIGDNETSAEEMSEEITVTQSQFELANMKLGQLADYDFPITVRATGRIEVPAKNHIKASAYAGGYVKTMELIPGQKVKKGQVLFTLENPEFVQMQQDFLEAKEQLTYLKSDYERQETLASENIASQKNYLKAVSEYRVTLTQMEGLKKRLSMLNIQTDQLNAENLVSIISVYAPVSGFVTAVNAMKGMFLNPTDVAVEILDTDDLHLELAVFEKDILNIKQGQRIHFRIPDASLEVFEAEVHLIGKLVDEENRVVMVHAHLEDNASKDRFIPGMYVDAEIITTMNQTKGLPESAIVSAGGKDYVLISKGKSDNLNRFDQQEVMIGQRKDGFVQIINSAIFSGQEQILIEGAFNLIGIE
- a CDS encoding CusA/CzcA family heavy metal efflux RND transporter — its product is MLERIINYSIHHKLIVILFTLSIIGFGFYSLTNISIGAVPDVTNNQVQVITTSRNLSTQDVEQFITYPVELEMANLPGVKEIRSVSKFGLSVVTIVFEDKMGTYLPRQLIAEKIKSAEDKIPTGFGSPFMGPVTTGLGEIYQYILDVKPGFEDRYSIMDLRTIQDWIVKRQLSGIPGVVEVNTWGGQLKQYEVAVNPERLRAMNVSVAEVYTALEKNNSVAGGGYIEKTNESYFIRGEGLIGSIEDINHIIVVNRNGVPVYVKDISTVQFGSAIRFGAITANGEGEKVLGQVMMLKDANSKAVIESVKSRVQQIQKSLPEGVFINAFLERSVLIGKTTLTVAENLILGCLIVIFVVVILLGNIRSGLVVASVIPLSLLFALSLMSIFGVDANLMSLGAIDFGIIIDGAVIIVEYIAFQITAQSGKLMAMEVGERRQFIDQITFKSTNKMMRSAVFGQVIIIIVFIPILSLANVEGKMFRPMALTFCFALIGAMILCFTYVPVVSALFLKPASMSKRNISVLIISFLEKLYEPTIFWALRYKGVVLSLAAMLLITVGWLFTTMGGEFVPTLDEGDFVIQPVLKTGTSLSNTIETTTQIEKILKTFPEVEQVVTRIGAAEVPTDPMSMEESDVIITLKPHNEWTSAATKDELADLFKVALSDIPGLDYEFTQPIEMRFNELITGVRADLAIKVFGEDLVVLNKLAQEIKKAIEGVAGASDISVEKIAGLPQMSVKYQRAKIAKYGLNIEAVNNMLTMSFAGLPAGSVFEGEKQFDLVVRYDDAFRKDIDNIRNSAVTLPNGNQIPLNELAEITYTKGPAKISRDDTKRRIVVGVNVRNRDLESVVEDVQAIVNKAIKLPVGYNITYGGQFENLRNARARLMVAVPIALILIFIMLYFAFQSAKEALMVYSAIPLSAIGGVLLLYVRGMPFSISAGVGFIALFGIAVLNGLVLIEHFKELKAHGMHNLNRRILLGTKQRLRPVLLTAAAAAMGFLPMALSTSAGAEVQRPLATVVVGGLISATLLTLIVLPVLYALFDRKRSSKKQKLKAAHLLMLLIPLLFVTKGYAQPTLSINNAVEMALQNNAGLKVTALEIEKGKQLVHSAYNLDKATIYFGYDQNNIATNGKPIGVLGIQQALELPSVYKTQKKLSESKVKLQEQQLKLDERFLVREVSKAYYTILYWENLKQQYLYLDSLYNQLAVAATRKFETGETNFLEQLTATTKRKEVALQLEQCMDNIAIGYQTLSRWMQPGQEFVLASTDFAPLQVDETALTNHPSLQYYQAAAEVAQQTIEQEQKRLLPNFHAEYFMGTNAASQSRIYNGFQIGIGVPLWRNAQKSNIKAAAIESKVIEQQALNHQTLLSASFMQLQTQLNKYNKALIFYQEDGQLLAQEIINTSSKAFQNGEIDFLQYIQSLEHAKNIEKNHLDNLFQYNLTVLEMNYIMN